The sequence below is a genomic window from Desulfocurvibacter africanus subsp. africanus DSM 2603.
TCGATCAGTCGAGAGCATGACAAAGGCCGCTCCCGCGAGGGGGCGGCCTTTCTTTTTGGGGCGAACGCGCCCCTGAATCCACGCAGTTCATGGCGGTTTGTTATAGGCGAGAAACGTCCGAGCGGGCGGCTTTCAGGTGCGCTATGAACTCGATTCGTCCAGCTTGAGCAGGTCTCCGGCCTCGGCGCTGCTGACGAGCAGCACGGCGCAGCGCATCTCGGCCAGGAACTCGTCGATGGAGTGGGCGGCTCGCTCGAAGTCGTCCTCCTCGGGCAGGCGCAGGCCGACCAGCAGGAGGCTCGCGCCCGCGGTGGCCTGGCGTATCTGCTCCAGAAACGGCCGTCCCTCTTCCAGCACAAAGACCAGGGGCTCGGCTTGCAGATGCGCCGCGCGCAGCAGCCTGGACATATGCCGCCGCGCGCCTGGAATGCCGGCCTGGCCGCCCACGGGCCGGATGAGTCGCGTCTCCGCCTGCGCCCATTCGGGCGTGCGGCGCAGCAGATGGGAGGTCATGAGCTTGAGCTGCCCATTGTGCAGCCCGCCTGTCCACAGGATATCGATGCGGCGGCGCTGCCCGAAGCCGACTTGCAGGGGGACGTGCAGGAAGAGCACGGATTTCCGGAAGGCCAGCAGCGTGTGCGCCAGGCGGAGCTGTCCGGGGCGCTTTTCCGGGTGGTGACTCCAGCCCATGAGCGCGGCGTTGGGCTCCAGACCCGGCAGTCCGTAAGCCTGCATGACCGAGAGCACCCCCTGATCGAAGTCGGGCGCGATGATGGATTCGGTGAAGGCCACGGCATCGCGCTCGCCCAGAAAGCCGGCCAGATGTCGGCGTGAGGCCGCGCGCAAGCCTCGACCAGCCTTGTTTCCGAGCGAGTCGGCCAGCACGTGCACGAAGGTGGCCAGGCCGGACTTGCCGCAAAGCCAGGAGCCCAGGTCGAGCAGGTCGTCCCGGCACACGCCCGAAGGCCCGCTGAGAGCACATCCTTCACGAGCCGGATCTCCGGCATTGCCTGAGGACAGCTTGGTGAACACGGCGATGAAAGGCCGCCACGTGCGCGGTTGAGGCGCGTAGGCGCGCAACCGCAGCAAGGCGGCCCGCGCCAGGGAGAGCCAGATGCCCCCACGAATGTCGCCGAAGTCCTGGGCCAGGGAACGCCGCTTGAGCAGGAAATAGATGCCGAAACTAACCAGGATGGCCAGAACCGTGGCCGGCGGGTTGATGAGGAACATGGCCGCGTAGCAGGCCAAGGCTCCGGCCAGGCTCACGGACCAGTGCACGGCGATGCGCGGCCGAAAGCCGGGGCTGCTCACCAGCCGCTCCAGACCGGCCGTGAGGTTGAGCATACCAAAGGTGTTCAGAAAAAACATGGTGATGATCGGTGCCACCACGTTGACCCCGCCCAGCCAGGCCACGGAAGCCGCGAAAGCCGTGGTCATGAGCACGGCGGCGCGCGGCTCGCCGGCGCTTCCCAGGCGATTCGCCAGCCAGACGGGCACGATGTTGTCCTGGGCCAAGGCCATGAGCGTGCGCGGAGCGGTGAGCATGCTGCCCAGACCCGAGGACAGGGTGGCGGTCCAGATGCCCGCGACCACCAGCCAGGGCACGGCTGCCAGATTAACCATGACCAGACTGTCGGCGCGCAATATGGCCGGATCGGCCAGCAGGGACAGGCACACGGCCACGGCAAGGTAGACGGCCGCGCTCACGGCAATGGCGGTCAGGATGCCGCGCGGCAGGCTGCGGCCGGGGTTACGCAGGTCGCCGGACATGCTCGGGCCTGCAATCATGCCCGTGACGGCCGGGAAGAATATGGCGAAGGCCTGCCACAGGCTAACCCGCACGCCTTCGGACGCGGCAAGCTCCGGCCTTATCCATTCGCTCGTGGCCGCACCCAGGAAAAAGGACAGCAGCCCGGCAGCCAGCACGGCCATGATGACGTACAGGGCCTTGATGGCAACGCCGGCACCCATCCAAGCCAGCAGGCCGAAAAGCAACACGGTGGCGCTGGCCACCAAGCGGGCGTCGAGGCCCGGAAAAAGGCTGGCCAGGGATTCGGCGAAGCCGATGGTGTAGAAGGCCGTGCCCAGGGCCTGGGACAAGTACAGGGGCACGCCGATGGCCCCGCCGATTTGCAGACCCAGCGTGCGCGAGATCATATAGTAGGCCCCGCCCGCGCCCACATGCATGGTCGTGGCCACGGCGGACAGGGACAGGGCCGTGACCAGGGAGA
It includes:
- a CDS encoding amino acid permease — encoded protein: MPKLDPASKAQPRKFGTFAGVFTPTILTIFGVVLFLRIGWVVGHVGLAHALLIIVVANAISLVTALSLSAVATTMHVGAGGAYYMISRTLGLQIGGAIGVPLYLSQALGTAFYTIGFAESLASLFPGLDARLVASATVLLFGLLAWMGAGVAIKALYVIMAVLAAGLLSFFLGAATSEWIRPELAASEGVRVSLWQAFAIFFPAVTGMIAGPSMSGDLRNPGRSLPRGILTAIAVSAAVYLAVAVCLSLLADPAILRADSLVMVNLAAVPWLVVAGIWTATLSSGLGSMLTAPRTLMALAQDNIVPVWLANRLGSAGEPRAAVLMTTAFAASVAWLGGVNVVAPIITMFFLNTFGMLNLTAGLERLVSSPGFRPRIAVHWSVSLAGALACYAAMFLINPPATVLAILVSFGIYFLLKRRSLAQDFGDIRGGIWLSLARAALLRLRAYAPQPRTWRPFIAVFTKLSSGNAGDPAREGCALSGPSGVCRDDLLDLGSWLCGKSGLATFVHVLADSLGNKAGRGLRAASRRHLAGFLGERDAVAFTESIIAPDFDQGVLSVMQAYGLPGLEPNAALMGWSHHPEKRPGQLRLAHTLLAFRKSVLFLHVPLQVGFGQRRRIDILWTGGLHNGQLKLMTSHLLRRTPEWAQAETRLIRPVGGQAGIPGARRHMSRLLRAAHLQAEPLVFVLEEGRPFLEQIRQATAGASLLLVGLRLPEEDDFERAAHSIDEFLAEMRCAVLLVSSAEAGDLLKLDESSS